The DNA window ACAGTAAGCCACTGCTACATTCAAAGAGACAAGTGAACGAATGAAGTGAATGAAATTGTGAATGGTATATTTTCAATTAACTATGCTTCAAGTAGCAAACCTTTTGCTGCTGAAGAATAACCTGTACAGGTCAGCTTAAGTTAGGATAAGAATACATTTCCTAATGTTATTTATAGTACAATCTGGCATGCATGTCAGCCCACTGTAGACACCAGCTGCTGCTCTAGTGAGGAGCGGAGAACGCAAGTCTGTTATGATATCGGAGAGGACCCGTGGGGACTTCGCCGGTACTAAACACAGCTCAGCCACACACTGCGTGTACCCTCATGTAACCTCAGACCCTTTTTCATGTGTTGGTAAACAGCAATGCAAAGCTGATTTCAGTTACATAACACAAACAGTGACAGCCTCAGATAAATGACAGTCATTCCGATTGTTATATCTCCATAATATTAGCGTATTCCATCACTCAAAAACATCAAACCAGCTAatctttttcaaattcaatgctTCCAGAATTCTGCTTGCAAAGTCACGTTCACCAACAGTGTATCAGTACAGGACATAATGGTGTTGGTTCAACAACTGAGTAACACAAAGTCAATATTTTTGGCACAGGCGGTTCAAAAACAGCAGTAACCTATGTTTTTATATTACGTACTTTCCCACCTGTATGTGTCCAAGCAACCCCACCCTTatgttttgcattattattttggaaTGCAGCTAATAAACCTGAATGCACATCGACAGAGTACCCTGTTCTTCTTCGTGCTTATTACAACTCTTGCGCTATGCTACTAAAGAGACAGCGGGAAGGTAAATATTAAACTGCATCAAATGTTGACAATGTCTTAGGTTACTCAGCCAAAGGGCAAGGTCTACTTTGACACTGCCAATGCAATCTAATAGTCTCTTAGCATGCTGTGTCTACCTAAGCAGGCTTCGGAAGTAACGTTGGCTTAAAGTTAAATACGCGGCTAGTCTAGTTACATGGTCTGATGTTATCAGAATCTTACTTGCAGTAAACAAAGTTAGGCTGATCAATAATTTATATTGGCCTTAACACACCTCCGTAATTTCCTATTTGGCAGAATAATTCGCAGTATCCTGGCCACCGGTAACAGTCATCGTCGGTTAGTGAGCAAACTCACTGgtcagctaactagctagcacaCGCCATACAGCTAATAAGAATAGTAAAATGCTTTGCATAATTTGCGAAAGTAGCtagacagctagctagctagcacgcCAGATAGCTAGCAACAGAATGAATGCACGAATAGCCTTATTGTAAATTACAACCAGGCAAAGCAATCTAACTTGAGATATTCGCTAATACGATCTAATTAATAGTTTGCAGCTACAGCAGCCAATTTCCCAATGACAACTAGCAAGTTAGCTAACATTGTTAACATAAAGTTGGCTAGTCTAACCACCCAGCTAAAATCCAAACCACGTAGCTAGGCAGCTTGCTCGCTCGCAGAATAGTAGCTATGTAACATTCCAGCTAGTTAGTCAGGTTTCTCGTAACAGAAATGTCTGAAAACACAGCCGACTAAAGAGTGCAGTCCCGGTTAACAGTTAGCGCGAATGCTAAAGTTAGCAAGTTAACTGAAAAACCGCATCATGTGCCGGTGCTGTTAATAACGTGATATCCTCAAGTGATGGTGGCTaatgctagccagctagcaaacCCCACGCGAAAGTAACGTCTCTCACACCAAAGCATTTATTTAACTAGCGACAGCTAAATACGGgctattttaatatattaccTTCAGTTGACAAGCTAGTGGACAGGTGTCTTATCAGGTGTCCTTGGCTATCTTAAGACAGAAGCGAATGACTAGCCTACTCCAGCGACGCGCCTCCTCGAAAAAAATctcagtcatgtgactcactCTTACACAGTGCATTGCTATGACTACATAGCGGTAATATCCACAATCTGTGCGCAACTTTTAAACAATCACCATAACCAAGCCATAGTTATTTGCTGTATAATTTGTATGTGTAGTcgacagcatgtttttttacgTATTTACAGCGCACTCTACTTGCACTAAATAGGCCTATTGCTTAGCTTCCTGTGGGCAAGGAGGTAGAATAGACATAAAGGAAATTAAAGAGTATTCGGGTTTCTGCCTGTAGTATCGCACATCTGGAagacttctctctctctctctctctctatatatatatatatatatatatatatatgtgtgtgtatatatatatatatatatatatatatatatatatatatatatatatattcatcaCAGCTAATTTCAAGGCAGTTGTTCACAATTGAATTCTGTTTCATGTATATTACAGATATTACGGTAATGATTCAGCTTACTTCTTATCAGCTATACCTTACTAGAAAACTATACCAAAGGTCAGTGCAAGTTCAGCAGGAACCATACATTTCCTAGGCCTGTGTGTATAGCCAACATATTGGCTCTGTTACATGGGTATAACTATATAGGCATTTTTAAAGTCTTGTTTCATAAGCTTCCAAAACAATAAGGAAAGCCATTCTACAATACGATCCATAAATTCATCCTTGAACTTTGCCCTTTCCAATGTCAGATTTTTCCAGTCTTACAATTTTGTACATTGCTGCTAAAGAAAACAATGGTAAAGGACACAACAAATAATCCACCTTTGTAAATACTTAGCCACAATTTTTACGGCTAAAATTGTGTACtcggttgttgttttttgccaTTCTGAAATTAgttatcactttttttttctttgacagaaCATGCTTTCATGTTCTTATGATTACCAAAAAAAGCCTAGCCAAACACATGAGGAGAAATTGGGTatggtgaaaatattttgaggttctttaatttagcaaatttaaatattttccttattaATGAAGTCAATTCTAGTTACCTCTATTCGATAGCATGCTGGGTCTTGCAAATGCTCCTGCGTAATACAGCCTGAATAGTCTGATTTCAGTTAGACATGGCACACACTTCTGCCAGCGTATTTCACCACACTGTTGTCCCAATCTGCTTAACACATAACAGCAATGCCAATATAGGATAGTTTATCTTTGCCCTTTAGTTTGGTTCCGAGTAAAAGTGCCAGTAAGAAACACATTCAGTTTTGATATTTTATGGAAGATGTCAAAGCAGCAATAAATAAGAAGTTGATATCTGCCATCAAGATGTTTAGCTGACTTCCTGTTTGCCATTTTCGACACTTATGTGAGATGAGATGTTTAAACACTCATCAGAGGTGTTGAAGAAAGCTCAGTGGCagtatataattttatatattatagtatattatataattatgtatatttttttcaactaataaaaatacaatcaaaTGCCCTGTATTGCTTCTTTTCAGGCTTTGTCTTCCCAGAGTACGAGTGCCCCCTACTGTTATTGTTGTGGACTGCAAGAGTGAACGTTTTGACAGGAAAGTAGCATATCATTTAGAACACTCCGCCAAAAGAACCTTGAGTCAGAATTCTGAAGAAGGCTGGAATATCAAATAAGCATTGGTCTAAAAATGACAGCTCATGCCAAGTATTGCTCTTCCCTGTACATAGTAACTTACACACCATTTGTCCACAATTGATTTCAAGCTGTTCTGTGAGGCCAGCTGCTACAGACAAGCACACTTAAAATCTGGAAGGATCTATCTTGCAGAAAACAGCTACATGTTTGAAAAATAAGGCACTCAGCTGACTAAGCCTTGTGATTGTAGGGAAAAGCATTGTTTGTCCCCAAACTGAACGACATAcattccagattttttttcactctgAAAAGAGTATACATCCTAAAATGTGATTAGATATATGCAATCATTTATAAAAGGCGAAATACTCAAATGTGCATCCTTCTCACATAAGACAATTAATAATAACTTCAGGTATTTAACAAAATTGCTAACATTGCCACTCAAAAATAAATCCTGgtcgaaataaataaatcttccttctagattttgtaaaaaaaaaaagaaacagaatctCAGATTTCTTTTAAGTCACCCGCCCCCTTCTGGAACCAAAAATCCAAGCAACAACGGTTATTTATGTTAAATCTTAAATTGCACAGTCTTCCGTTTCAGATGAAAAGATCTTGAAAGTAGAATTCAGAGTTCAGAGGAAAGCCAAACAGCCGGCAGTTGTGATGGGATCAGCGGTGAAgctctttcttcctcttgcaGTTGTCTTTTATCCTCTGCATCCTGTAGGTCTTCTTGGCTTGCATGCGCTCTTGCTCCAGCACCTCTGTGTCATCCAGTACCTCCAGACTGGGGATCTGACTGATCACATACTGCCTGAGGGGAGGAATGCCAACATGCCCATCAGAACATCACCATAATGATCATAAACATGGATTACAACACATAAAGGTATTGTatataaaatgaacaatataTTATCGGCACCTCAACAGTCGGATGTATTTAAAGATTTGCAAAAAAGGAGTGTTATTTCCACAGAAcatgcaaaactattttttaaaatgtgaaatgagttAGAGAAGGAGTGTTGCACAGATAACAACAGTACCTAAAAAAGTACTCTttggaaagagggagaaatgcaaatatataaaaaaaggagGTTCAGTTTGTTAgtcaaaaatatatcaaaaatgGGAGTACTGTATTCcagtcaaaaatatgaaaaggcaAACATGGCGAACAACCAAACTTGTGAAAGGTCATTTAAATCACAGACAGCCTCCACAGAGTAACTGTTCAGTTTACCTGTAATCAATGTACTGTGTCAAAGTCCCTCCATTGAAGTAGCTGGGAGCCGCCTCGTTGTTCATCATACTTAGAATCCTGAAAAGAGAGGGCAAATGGTCAGACTGGACTGCCTCATCCCCAAGGCCACAGTATAGGGGTGATCCAGTGCTCACTTTATATTGGGGAACTTCCTGCTGATTTCCTCCACGAAGATGGGCAGGTTGCTAATCTTGTTCTTGTTGATCCAAACGGTAGTGATGCTGGGCATGTAGGGGAACTTGACGTGGGAATTGTAGTTGTTAGAGTCCAGGATGAGCGTGCTGAGCTTCTCCAGTTCCCCCAGGAGAGCTGGGCTCCGTTATCATCTGAATTAAGGGAGGATAAATGCACAAGTGATCTCTTATAGGGGGAGAAAGTAGCGTACGTATTTGCCACTCAGTACAATGAAATTAAAGCAGGCATTTTATGACAGTGGGAAGCAATAGTGAGTTTCCACACAGCACAATATGGCTCAGCATTCAAAGTGAAATGAATATATGTATCCCCAAATGGAATGCATAGTTGTAGCCCCGTGGTTTCTATGTAGTTGTGGGACATGCACATGCCGTACCTGCAGCTTTTACAAAATAACCTTCACCCTGATATATGCAGGAATGAAGGGGAACAGGCTATGGCTAACGACCTGAACAGAGGACATTTGTACAtaaatcccacacacacagatgaccACACCCAGTGCGTGTGCAGGGGGTGCAGAAGGATACTCCTCCAGCGtgttgtagctgaggtccagcaCTTCCAGTGTCTCGCACTGCTCCAGGATGCTGTCGTAGGGGATCTCTGAGAGGCCCTGGTAGGCGAAGGAGAGGCGTCGCAGTCCCTGCTCCTGGCCTGGGTTGATGGGCGTGGCCCCTGCCTCCATGGCGCAAGAGCTTGAAGCTCCTGCAGCACACCCCTCAGAACTCAGGACCCCAGAAACATTACAGTACtgtcttttcaaaaagaaaagaaacaagcaaTAATAAATTACCATGGAAGActgtcattcaaaatgaattaaaatgcaaaaaaaactaaatgcagTATTGGGACATTTGTTctgttggctctgtactccagcacaatggatttgaactaaaaccatgaaaacaatgaatataaggTTGAGGTGCAGTCTGTCAGGTTTAAaatgagggtatttacatccatatcagatgATATTGTTCAATGCTTTTGCActtgtggggcgacatagctcaggaggtaagaccgattgtctggcagtcggagggttgccagttcaaaccccgccctgggcgtgtcgaagtgtccttgagcaagacacctaacccctaactgctctggcgaatgagaggcatcaattgtaaagcgctttggataaaagcgctatataaatgcagtccatttacttgTTTATTGACCACCACTGTTTGCTCTGAAATATTGACCAAAACAGTAATGTTTTACTTATTGGAAATATAATGTCTGTTGCAAAACCTTAGAAGTTGTTGGAAGGAATGTGTATTATGTTTCAGACCTTTGTAAACATGTCATACTGATCAGAATGCAGATGCAGAAATAATCCCATGACTGGTGTAATGACCCAGTAGAAAAACATGAAGCATGAAAATACCAGCTTGTCCTACAATGGTGGCTCACAGAAGTATTTTTAGAAGACAGCATGAGTTTAGAGCTGAATACAAGATGATGCTTTCAACAAGAACTGGTTTGAATGGATATGTTAATTACCTTAAGAGACTTATCAAAATTCAATTTCACAT is part of the Anguilla anguilla isolate fAngAng1 chromosome 7, fAngAng1.pri, whole genome shotgun sequence genome and encodes:
- the LOC118231447 gene encoding leucine-rich melanocyte differentiation-associated protein, with amino-acid sequence MEAGATPINPGQEQGLRRLSFAYQGLSEIPYDSILEQCETLEVLDLSYNTLEESPALLGELEKLSTLILDSNNYNSHVKFPYMPSITTVWINKNKISNLPIFVEEISRKFPNIKILSMMNNEAAPSYFNGGTLTQYIDYRQYVISQIPSLEVLDDTEVLEQERMQAKKTYRMQRIKDNCKRKKELHR